One Vigna unguiculata cultivar IT97K-499-35 chromosome 7, ASM411807v1, whole genome shotgun sequence genomic region harbors:
- the LOC114192389 gene encoding uncharacterized protein LOC114192389 has translation MWMCLMNLNTTPHPHSGFLLATQRFILTMPKLHCFFNKAFKASKCATLLKLTIPRIKLLRNRREVQLKQMRNDVAILLEAGQETKAIVKVEHVMREENMMAAQDIIQIFCELIIARLPMIQSQRECPLDLKEAISSVCFAAPRCADLPELLQVQSLFASKYGKGFVSSAAHVTPDCSVNRQLIELLSVQAPSEEKKLNFLKEIAVEHNLDWDPTASETKILKKHEDLLNGPVKYCSQCESKLPLPAEKHSEVDLHSSSQFESFDKDKPITSFGKKESKQCTSRTKTEANLESQDVLAAAETAEIRSTKHTKKNRANVSDSSFENPFCTSVANKSETEKGHFTDQNTAIDHDGDVINDVEHEHAFSCSHSSSFSSFDTPKEDSGSSLHDKSPHQHNRLPSVDACSDFSYPNLFTSQNSNFGFHSSDNRYSSHDCDKNSNTTTHFSL, from the exons ATGTGGATGTGTTTAATGAATCTGAATACTACGCCTCACCCACATTCTGGTTTCTTGCTTGCTACGCAAAG ATTCATCCTCACCATGCCAAAGCTTCATTGCTTCTTCAACAAAGCCTTTAAAGCCTCCAAATG TGCAACCTTGCTGAAGCTCACAATTCCTCGTATAAAGTTGCTTAGAAACAGAAGAGAGGTTCAGCTAAAGCAGATGCGAAATGACGTTGCTATTTTACTTGAGGCTGGTCAAGAAACCAAGGCCATTGTTAAG GTGGAGCATGTTATGAGAGAGGAGAACATGATGGCTGCTCAAGATATCATTCAAATCTTTTGTGAACTTATTATTGCACGCCTTCCGATGATCCAATCACAAAG GGAATGTCCCCTTGATTTGAAGGAAGCAATATCTAGTGTATGTTTTGCTGCACCGAGATGCGCTGATCTGCCAGAGTTGTTACAGGTTCAATCGCTATTTGCTTCCAAATATGGAAAGGGTTTTGTATCTTCAGCAGCACATGTCACCCCTGATTGCAGTGTTAATCGCCAG TTAATAGAGCTGTTGTCGGTTCAAGCACCTTCAGAGGAAAAGAAACTGAACTTTCTGAAAGAAATTGCCGTTGAGCATAATTTAGATTGGGATCCAACTGCTTCAGAAACCAAGATCCTTAAAAAACACGAGGATTTACTG AATGGCCCCGTTAAATATTGCAGTCAATGTGAGTCAAAACTGCCTCTTCCCGCAGAAAAACACAGTGAAGTTGATCTTCACTCATCAAGCCAATTTGAATCATTTGACAAAGATAAACCCATTACTTCATTTGGTAAAAAGGAAAGTAAACAGTGTACGTCTAGGACAAAAACTGAAGCCAATCTAGAGTCACAGGATGTGTTGGCTGCTGCTGAAACTGCTGAAATCCGTAGTACTAAGCATACCAAAAAAAATAGAGCAAATGTGTCAGATAGCAGCTTTGAGAATCCATTCTGTACAAGTGTTGCTAATAAATCTGAAACAGAAAAGGGACATTTCACTGATCAAAATACAGCAATTGACCATGATGGTGATgtcataaatgatgtggaacaTGAGCATGCCTTCTCATGCTCTCATTCATCAAGTTTTTCATCATTTGATACGCCCAAGGAAGACTCTGGTTCTTCCCTACATGACAAATCCCCTCATCAGCATAACAGATTGCCTTCAGTGGATGCTTGCTCGGATTTCTCATATCCCAACTTATTCACCTCACAAAACTCAAATTTTGGATTTCATAGTTCAGATAATAGGTATTCTAGTCATGATTGTGACAAAAATTCTAATACTACTACACATTTTTCCTTATGA
- the LOC114191402 gene encoding uncharacterized protein LOC114191402, with product MNRGRGATREGPREGPTRQQIMQSILELQRQNEEIRMKAEADQAQLEKEREEARKKAEEDLQVLREEALGERERLRKNAEETHQRLEEALRQQEQLRKANEDMQSRLETTRAGFSYPCRLNPDVSDASPLVDAIMNEPIPQNFVIPKITPFTGNSDPELHLKAFQARMMISGGNDAIRCKMFVGTLTEIALEWFNTIPNLSISSFNDFKRLFLERFSANRAKPVEMADMFDIRQTAEETLKQFLNRFTNISMRLIDPNEGLLVKAFVKGLRASSFGESLYRYPPKSLTEIRQRAAVEIETEEAMRHKKAGDKRPVAHSRSERDMRAYRRERTPPKMKSDRRFIPYVAQRRTEYPQVRKIPNLKVPLAQILEDVEIAKHLCYPDVAGRALGSRLDAWCEFHQTRGHDTNSCYGLHYQLSVLANRGLLEKFLKSGADEKSSEIRTVPDVHETPILGDFNTIAGGFAGGGQTSSARKRYIRSVMTAVMVDKPRQAPDITFSNDDLKGVIPHEDDPIVVSVIMMGRNVHRVLIDQGSSADVMFWSTFIGLQIPMDQLKPFDGVLVGFSGDQVEVKGYVDLRTTFRDKEDAKTIFIRYIVVNAPSSYNLLLGRPSLNKLKVVVSTIHLKMKFPSEEGKVLTLAVNQETARKCYEDSLRLRRKVAYSVSTTEVVPDPELDPRLVHPERRPQPVGEVKEVLIEGKKLRIGGDLSLEQEQQLIQVLRKNLSSFAWSVTDMSGIDPDFLCHKLNINPLAKPKVQKRRRLSEDRAQAATEEIHKLLEAAHIREIQYPTWLANVVMVKKSNGKWRMCVDFTDLNNACPKDSYPLPNIDALVDSASGCALLSFLDAYSGYNQIKMHSSDEDKTAFMGGAANYCYRVMPFGLKNAGATYQRLMDRILAPMLGRNVHAYVDDMVVTSVEEKKHEEDLEELFVTISKYRLKLNPEKCVFGVKAGKFLGFLLTERGIEANPDKCAAIINMRSPSNVKEVQRLTGRMAALSRFLAKSGDRGLPYFQCLKKNERFQWTDRCEEAFQKLKEYLSKPPVLCKPEKGAELSLYISVTEHAVSSVLVRESGGEQKPVYFVSKVLHGAEVRYPTIEKAALAVVVSARRLRHYFQNHSIKVMTDLPIRYILQKPDISGRLVKWALELSEYGIQYESRGPIKAQFLADFVVELSEPPVKNQGVGEITWILSVDGASNLRGSGAGIVLEGPEGVLIEQSLRFAFKASNNQAEYEALIADMLLAKEMGITRLLVKSDSVLVAGQVNGEFQARDPQLSKYLEVVQTIAKNFVLLEFVHVPREQNSRADLLSKLASCSKPGQHKSVIRETLIAPRVDTQEKHQVMEIVATEESWMAPLKSYLADGKLPEDSNESQKVKKNSSRYTLIDGHLFRYGYSRPLMICVGRREVDRLMAELHEGICGSHVGGRALMLRIIRGGFFWPTMKGDCMEYVRKCESCQKHADWSHAPPEVLHSINAPWPFHTWGIDILGPFPKAVRQFKFLIVTVEYFTKWIEAEPVAVISGGRVKQLCTEVGTKQVFSSVEHPQTNGQAEAANRVILRGLKRRLAAAKGEWPNEIPRVMWAYHTTPQTTTRETPFSLVYGTDAMIPIEVMENTRRVRLFDEEIYEVGLKANLDVIDEVRDLAQISNEAMKRRLERSYKTKVVPRKFQEQDLVLRKAQLIQMDSKLAPKWTGPYRVKQVLGEGAYKLETLEGREIPRTWNAANLRLGAWFMNRTESSVYKRVGLGAWFMNRTESSVYERD from the exons ATGAATCGAGGCAGAGGAGCGACGCGTGAAGGGCCGCGTGAAGGGCCTACTAGGCAACAGATAATGCAGAGCATACTGGAGCTACAACGACAGAATGAGGAGATCAGAATGAAGGCGGAGGCTGATCAGGCTCAGcttgaaaaagagagagaggaagCTCGCAAGAAGGCAGAAGAAGATTTACAGGTGTTAAGGGAAGAAGCTTTGGGAGAAAGAGAGAGGTTGCGAAAAAATGCAGAAGAAACGCATCAACGATTGGAGGAAGCACTTCGACAGCAAGAACAGTTACGGAAGGCGAACGAAGATATGCAAAGCAGATTGGAGACTACTAGGGCTGGTTTCAGCTATCCATGTCGGTTGAATCCCGATGTGAGTGATGCCAGTCCTCTGGTAGATGCGATTATGAACGAGCCGATCCCGCAGAATTTCGTGATTCCCAAAATCACACCTTTCACAGGGAATTCTGATCCTGAATTACATTTAAAAGCGTTCCAGGCTCGGATGATGATATCAGGTGGTAATGATGCTATACGTTGCAAAATGTTTGTGGGTACGCTGACCGAAATTGCCCTTGAATGGTTTAACACTATACCGAATTTGTCTATCAGTTCATTCAATGATTTCAAACGTCTTTTCCTGGAGAGATTCTCAGCAAATAGAGCCAAACCAGTGGAGATGGCAGACATGTTTGATATAAGGCAAACCGCCGAAGAGACGTTAAAACAATTCCTTAATCGATTCACCAATATCAGTATGAGGCTGATAGACCCTAACGAGGGTTTGCTCGTAAAAGCCTTTGTGAAAGGACTTCGAGCCAGCTCGTTCGGTGAGTCCTTGTACAGATATCCACCGAAGAGCCTTACAGAGATTAGACAAAGGGCAGCTGTGGAAATAGAGACTGAGGAGGCCATGCGCCACAAAAAGGCAGGAGACAAAAGACCAGTGGCTCATTCCAGGAGTGAAAGAGATATGAGAGCTTATCGGAGAGAAAGAACTCCTCCTAAAATGAAGTCAGATCGACGTTTCATCCCTTATGTGGCACAACGAAGAACCGAGTATCCGCAAGTGCGGAAAATACCTAATCTCAAGGTGCCACTGGCCCAAATCTTGGAGGATGTAGAGATAGCAAAACATTTGTGCTATCCTGACGTCGCAGGGAGAGCACTCGGCAGTAGATTGGATGCTTGGTGTGAGTTTCATCAAACCAGAGGTCATGACACCAACTCGTGTTATGGTTTGCATTATCAACTTTCCGTTTTAGCAAACAGGGGACTTCTGGAAAAATTCTTGAAGTCGGGTGCCGATGAGAAATCATCTGAGATTCGCACGGTTCCCGATGTGCATGAAACACCCATTTTGGGGGATTTCAATACGATAGCAGGAGGTTTTGCGGGAGGAGGCCAAACCAGCTCGGCTAGGAAACGATATATAAGGAGTGTCATGACTGCGGTCATGGTGGACAAGCCGAGGCAAGCTCCGGACATAACATTTTCAAATGATGATTTAAAAGGGGTAATCCCACATGAAGATGACCCCATAGTCGTGTCGGTGATTATGATGGGAAGGAATGTCCACAGGGTACTAATTGATCAAGGAAGTTCTGCCGACGTGATGTTTTGGAGTACTTTCATAGGGTTACAAATACCGATGGATCAATTAAAGCCATTTGACGGAGTGCTTGTCGGTTTCTCTGGAGATCAAGTTGAGGTTAAAGGGTATGTTGATCTTAGAACAACCTTTAGAGACAAAGAAGATGCCAAAACCATATTTATACGTTACATAGTAGTCAATGCTCCTTCATCATATAATTTGTTGTTGGGAAGACCTTCTCTCAATAAGTTAAAGGTTGTAGTGTCAACAATACATTTGAAGATGAAGTTTCCTTCTGAGGAGGGGAAAGTACTCACTTTAGCTGTAAACCAGGAGACCGCTCGTAAATGTTACGAAGACAGTCTGAGGTTAAGGAGGAAAGTAGCATACTCAGTAAGCACAACTGAAGTAGTACCGGATCCCGAGTTGGATCCAAGGTTGGTGCACCCTGAAAGAAGGCCTCAGCCTGTGGGAGAGGTGAAGGAGGTGCTTATAGAAGGGAAGAAGTTGAGAATTGGGGGCGATCTGAGTCTGGAGCAAGAACAACAGCTTATCCAAGTGCTGAGGAAGAATCTTTCTTCATTCGCTTGGAGTGTGACTGATATGTCGGGGATTGATCCCGATTTTCTATGCCACAAGCTTAATATTAACCCGTTGGCTAAACCTAAAGTTCAGAAGCGTAGGCGGTTGAGTGAAGACCGTGCTCAGGCGGCAACCGAGGAGATACATAAATTGTTAGAGGCGGCCCATATTCGAGAGATACAGTATCCAACCTGGTTAGCAAATGTGGTGATGGTGAAGAAGTCTAACGGAAAGTGGAGGATGTGTGTAGATTTCACGGACTTGAACAATGCCTGTCCAAAGGATTCGTATCCTTTGCCTAATATAGATGCCCTAGTTGATAGTGCATCGGGCTGTGCTTTGCTAAGCTTCTTAGATGCTTATTCGGGCTATAATCAAATCAAGATGCATTCGTCGGATGAAGATAAGACGGCGTTTATGGGAGGTGCAGCAAATTATTGTTATCGAGTAATGCCGTTTGGGTTAAAAAATGCGGGAGCTACTTATCAAAGGCTGATGGATCGAATCTTAGCACCCATGTTGGGAAGAAATGTTCATGCGTATGTGGACGACATGGTGGTCACTTCGGTGGAAGAGAAGAAGCATGAGGAAGATCTGGAGGAATTGTTTGTTACAATCAGCAAATACAGGCTTAAGCTTAATCCCGAGAAGTGTGTTTTTGGGGTTAAAGCTGGAAAGTTTCTGGGTTTTCTACTCACCGAGAGGGGGATAGAAGCTAATCCCGATAAATGTGCAGCCATTATAAATATGAGGAGTCCTAGTAATGTAAAAGAAGTGCAGAGACTGACAGGAAGGATGGCGGCCTTGTCCCGTTTTCTTGCCAAAAGTGGGGATCGGGGTCTTCCTTACTTTCAATGTTTGAAGAAGAATGAACGGTTCCAATGGACTGATCGGTGTGAGGAAGCATTCCAAAAATTGAAGGAATATTTGAGCAAGCCGCCGGTGTTATGTAAACCAGAAAAAGGGGCTGAGTTGTCATTGTACATATCGGTGACCGAACACGCTGTCAGTTCGGTCTTAGTCAGAGAAAGTGGTGGAGAGCAGAAACCGGTATATTTCGTAAGCAAAGTGCTCCATGGTGCAGAGGTGAGGTATCCCACTATAGAGAAAGCTGCATTGGCCGTGGTTGTGTCGGCTCGGCGTCTGAGACATTATTTTCAGAATCATAGTATCAAAGTGATGACGGATCTTCCCATTAGATACATATTACAAAAACCTGATATATCGGGCAGGTTGGTTAAATGGGCATTAGAGCTGTCGGAATATGGGATACAGTATGAATCGCGAGGACCGATCAAGGCCCAGTTTTTGGCTGATTTTGTGGTAGAATTATCCGAACCGCCTGTTAAGAATCAGGGTGTAGGAGAGATAACGTGGATATTATCGGTGGACGGGGCTTCCAATTTAAGGGGTAGCGGTGCTGGTATAGTTTTGGAAGGCCCGGAAGGGGTATTAATCGAACAATCATTGAGGTTTGCTTTCAAAGCCAGTAATAATCAAGCAGAATATGAGGCTTTGATAGCTGATATGCTTTTGGCTAAAGAGATGGGGATTACTAGGTTGTTGGTTAAAAGTGATTCCGTACTGGTGGCAGGTCAGGTGAATGGGGAATTTCAAGCCCGCGACCCGCAGTTGTCCAAGTATTTGGAAGTTGTCCAAACTATTGCGAAGAACTTTGTTCttcttgagttcgtgcatgttCCGAGGGAGCAGAATTCCCGAGCTGATTTGTTATCCAAGTTGGCTAGTTGTTCGAAACCGGGGCAGCATAAGTCAGTGATAAGGGAGACATTAATAGCTCCTCGGGTCGACACGCAGGAAAAGCACCAAGTGATGGAGATTGTGGCAACCGAAGAATCTTGGATGGCACCTTTAAAGAGTTATCTTGCTGATGGTAAATTACCTGAGGATTCCAATGAATCacagaaagtaaaaaaaaactcaagCAGGTATACGCTGATAGATGGTCACTTATTTAGGTATGGATATTCCAGACCTTTGATGATTTGCGTAGGAAGGAGGGAGGTAGATCGGCTCATGGCCGAGCTTCATGAGGGAATCTGTGGAAGCCATGTAGGGGGAAGAGCATTGATGCTGCGAATAATCCGAGGAGGGTTCTTTTGGCCCACTATGAAAGGTGACTGTATGGAGTATGTCAGGAAATGTGAATCATGTCAGAAACATGCCGATTGGAGTCATGCCCCGCCAGAGGTACTGCACTCTATTAATGCACCGTGGCCTTTTCACACTTGGGGAATAGATATTTTAGGTCCGTTTCCCAAGGCGGTGAGGCAATTCAAGTTTTTGATCGTGACTGtagaatattttacaaaatggaTTGAAGCCGAACCGGTTGCTGTCATCTCGGGTGGGCGA GTGAAGCAGTTGTGCACTGAAGTCGGAACTAAACAGGTCTTCTCGTCGGTGGAGCATCCTCAGACGAATGGGCAGGCGGAAGCAGCTAATAGGGTGATATTGAGGGGATTGAAGCGAAGATTGGCGGCGGCCAAAGGAGAATGGCCAAATGAGATACCTCGAGTGATGTGGGCTTATCATACCACTCCTCAGACGACTACTCGAGAGACTCCTTTTTCTTTGGTGTATGGAACTGATGCTATGATCCCTATTGAGGTCATGGAGAACACCAGGAGAGTAAGGTTGTTTGACGAAGAGATTTATGAGGTTGGTTTGAAGGCAAACCTTGACGTTATAGATGAGGTTCGGGATTTGGCTCAGATTTCTAATGAGGCAATGAAGAGAAGATTAGAGAGAAGTTACAAGACTAAGGTAGTACCTCGGAAGTTCCAAGAACAAGATCTAGTATTAAGGAAAGCACAGTTAATTCAGATGGATAGCAAATTGGCGCCGAAGTGGACTGGACCCTATCGTGTTAAGCAAGTGTTGGGAGAAGGAGCTTATAAGTTGGAAACATTAGAGGGGAGGGAAATCCCGCGAACATGGAATGCAGCAAATTtac GATTAGGAGCTTGGTTTATGAACAGGACTGAGAGCTCGGTTTATAAACGAGTTG GATTAGGAGCTTGGTTTATGAACAGGACTGAGAGCTCGGTTTATGAACGAGACTGA
- the LOC114189606 gene encoding angio-associated migratory cell protein: protein MSSPPLYDDEDDNGPSFIDETDIIHEVEMDNEDLPDADDDSELEDEDGDFVHKFTAHTGELYSVASSPTDAALVATGGGDDRGFLWKIGQGDWAFELQGHEESVSSLAFSYDGQRLASGSLDGIIKVWDVSGNLEGKKLEGPGGGIEWLSWHPRGHILLAGSEDFTIWMWNTDNAALLNTFIGHGDSVSCGDFTPDGKIICTGSNDATLRIWNPKSAESTHVVRGHPYHTEGLTCLTINSTSTLALSGSKDGSVHIVNITTGRVVDNNALAPHSDSIECVGFSPSDSWAAVGGMDKKLIIWDIEHLIPRATCEHEDGVTCLAWLGASYVATGCVDGKVRLWDSRSGECVKTLKGHSDAIQSLSVSANRDYLVSASLDGTACAFEVENFR from the exons ATGAGTTCTCCACCTCTTTATGATGATGAAGACGATAACGGACCATCTTTCATTGACGAGACTGACATTATCCATGAAGTTGAAATGGATAATGAAGATCTTCCTGACGCTGATGATGATTCTGAACTTG AGGACGAGGATGGTGATTTTGTGCACAAATTCACCGCTCATACTG GGGAGTTGTACTCAGTTGCCTCCAGCCCAACTGATGCAGCCCTAGTGGCTACTGGGGGTGGAGATGACAGAGGATTTCTCTGGAAGATTGGCCAAGGAGATTGGGCTTTTGAGCTTCAAG GTCATGAAGAATCTGTATCTAGTTTAGCTTTTAGCTATGATGGACAGCGTTTGGCATCAGGAAGCTTAGATGGAATCATTAAAGTCTGGGATGTATCAGGAAATTTGGAAGGTAAAAAACTTGAAGGTCCTGGAGGGGGCATTGAG TGGCTTAGTTGGCATCCAAGAGGACATATACTCTTAGCTGGTTCTGAGGATTTTACCATTTGGATGTGGAATACTGATAATGCTGCCTTACTTAATACATTTATTGGTCATGGTGATAGTGTAAGCTGTGGTGATTTTACTCCTGATG GGAAAATAATATGTACTGGATCTAACGATGCAACCTTGAGAATATGGAATCCAAAAAGTGCAGAAAGCACTCATGTTGTGCGGG GCCATCCATATCATACCGAGGGGTTAACATGCTTGACAATAAATTCAACTTCAACTCTCGCACTTTCTGGTTCTAAGGATGGATCTGTTCATATTGTGAATATTACCACAGGAAGA GTTGTTGATAATAATGCCCTTGCTCCTCATTCAGATTCCATCGAATGTGTAGGGTTTTCACCAAG TGATTCCTGGGCCGCAGTTGGAGGCATGGATAAAAAATTGATCATCTGGGATATAGAGCATTTAATACCCCGAGCCACCTGTGAACACGAG GATGGAGTGACATGTTTGGCATGGCTCGGTGCATCATATGTAGCTACTGGTTGTGTGGATGGTAAGGTAAGATTGTGGGATAGCCGGTCTGGTGAATGTGTAAAAACATTAAAGGGACATTCTGATGCCATTCAGTCTCTTTCTGTGTCTGCTAATCGGGATTACCTTGTTTCGGCCTCACTTGATGGAACTGCTTGTGCTTTCGAGGTTGAAAATTTTCGGTAA
- the LOC114190313 gene encoding somatic embryogenesis receptor kinase 2, whose translation MERKLMDLSFICWVLLIQPLCLISANMEGDALHSLRTNLQDPNNVLQSWDPTLVNPCTWFHVTCNNDNSVIRVDLGNAALSGQLVPQLGQLKNLQYLELYSNNITGPIPSDLGNLTNLVSLDLYLNRFTGPIPDSLGKLSKLRFLRLNNNSLSGPIPMSLTNITALQVLDLSNNHLSGVVPDNGSFSLFTPISFANNLDLCGPVTGHPCPGSPPFSPPPPFVPPPPISAPGGNSATGAIAGGVAAGAALLFAAPAIAFAWWRRRKPQEFFFDVPAEEDPEVHLGQLKRFSLRELQVATDTFSNKNILGRGGFGKVYKGRLADGSLVAVKRLKEERTPGGELQFQTEVEMISMAVHRNLLRLRGFCMTPTERLLVYPYMANGSVASCLRERPPHQEPLDWPTRKRIALGSARGLSYLHDHCDPKIIHRDVKAANILLDEEFEAVVGDFGLAKLMDYKDTHVTTAVRGTIGHIAPEYLSTGKSSEKTDVFGYGIMLLELITGQRAFDLARLANDDDVMLLDWVKGLLKEKKLEMLVDPDLQNNYIEAEVEQLIQVALLCTQGSPMDRPKMSEVVRMLEGDGLAERWDEWQKVEVLRQEVELAPHPNSDWIVDSTENLHAVELSGPR comes from the exons ATGGAGAGAAAGTTGATGGATTTGAGTTTCATTTGTTGGGTATTGCTGATTCAGCCGCTATGCCTGATTTCTGCTAACATGGAAG GTGATGCTTTGCATAGTCTGAGGACTAATTTACAGGACCCTAACAATGTTTTGCAAAGTTGGGATCCTACACTCGTCAATCCATGTACATGGTTTCATGTAACATGCAACAATGACAATAGTGTTATCAGAGT TGATCTGGGGAATGCTGCTTTGTCTGGTCAACTTGTTCCGCAGCTTGGTCAGCTCAAGAATTTGCAGTATTT GGAACTTTACAGCAATAACATTACTGGCCCTATCCCAAGTGACCTGGGGAATCTTACTAACCTGGTGAGCTTGGATCTGTACCTAAACCGCTTCACTGGCCCAATCCCAGATTCATTGGGCAAGTTGTCAAAATTGCGTTTCCT CCGGCTTAACAACAACAGCTTGTCAGGTCCTATTCCCATGTCACTGACTAATATTACTGCTCTCCAAGTTCT GGATTTGTCTAATAATCATCTATCAGGAGTGGTTCCCGACAATGGCTCCTTCTCATTATTCACTCCTATCAG TTTTGCAAATAACTTGGATCTATGTGGACCTGTTACTGGGCACCCCTGTCCTGGTTCTCCTCCAttttctcctcctcctccttttGTTCCTCCACCTCCAATTTCTGCCCCAG GAGGTAACAGTGCCACAGGAGCAATAGCTGGAGGAGTTGCTGCTGGTGCTGCTCTATTGTTTGCTGCACCTGCAATTGCATTTGCCTGGTGGCGTAGAAGGAAACCACAAGAATTTTTCTTTGATGTGCCTG CCGAAGAGGATCCTGAAGTTCATCTAGGACAGCTTAAAAGGTTCTCTCTACGAGAACTGCAAGTTGCAACAGATACTTTCAGCAATAAGAACATTCTTGGGAGAGGAGGATTTGGTAAGGTATACAAAGGACGGTTGGCAGATGGTTCATTGGTGGCTGTGAAACGGTTGAAAGAGGAACGCACACCTGGTGGGGAGCTTCAGTTTCAGACTGAAGTAGAGATGATTAGCATGGCTGTGCATAGAAATCTCCTCCGACTACGTGGGTTTTGTATGACACCAACAGAAAGGCTACTTGTTTATCCCTACATGGCTAACGGAAGTGTTGCCTCATGCTTAAGAG AGCGTCCTCCACATCAAGAACCCCTGGATTGGCCAACTAGGAAAAGAATAGCTTTGGGATCTGCAAGGGGTCTTTCATATTTGCATGATCACTGTGATCCGAAGATTATTCATCGTGATGTGAAAGCTGCAAACATATTACTGGATGAAGAGTTTGAGGCTGTTGTTGGGGACTTTGGATTGGCCAAACTCATGGATTACAAGGACACCCATGTGACAACTGCTGTAAGGGGCACAATTGGTCACATAGCTCCTGAGTACCTATCCACTGGTAAATCTTCAGAGAAAACCGATGTTTTTGGTTATGGTATCATGCTTCTGGAGCTGATCACTGGACAGAGAGCTTTTGACCTTGCTCGGCTGGCAAATGACGATGATGTTATGCTGCTTGATTGG GTAAAAGGACTCCTGAAGGAGAAAAAGCTTGAAATGTTGGTTGATCCTGATCTACAAAACAATTACATAGAAGCTGAGGTAGAACAATTAATCCAGGTTGCACTGCTCTGCACACAAGGTTCCCCTATGGACCGACCAAAGATGTCAGAAGTGGTGAGAATGCTTGAAGGTGATGGTTTGGCAGAGAGATGGGATGAGTGGCAGAAGGTGGAAGTTCTCCGGCAGGAGGTGGAGCTGGCCCCTCATCCCAATTCTGACTGGATTGTCGACTCGACCGAAAATCTGCATGCAGTTGAGTTATCTGGTCCAAGGTGA